The following are from one region of the Pectobacterium actinidiae genome:
- a CDS encoding phage tail protein I — MADSLQLLPPPLAADARFRSLAELADRFDDIDLNTLLVYLIDIADGSALPWLAEQFSLFGDGWELAESDDSKRALIKAAIDLHRSKGTPWSIKEIIRRFGFGESTLIENIGRLSYDGETTYNNFYVHGDKAAWAVYRVLLKQPVTNDQARMLRSAIGLFAPARCHLASIEYWEVPIRYNRTAIHNSNYNHGSA, encoded by the coding sequence ATGGCTGATTCATTGCAACTGCTGCCCCCTCCGTTGGCTGCCGATGCCCGTTTCCGCTCGCTGGCGGAGCTGGCCGACCGTTTTGATGACATCGACCTGAATACTCTGCTGGTTTATCTGATCGATATCGCTGACGGCAGCGCCTTGCCTTGGCTGGCTGAACAGTTCTCGTTGTTTGGCGACGGCTGGGAATTGGCGGAATCGGATGACTCCAAACGTGCGCTGATTAAGGCCGCTATCGATCTGCATCGCAGCAAAGGGACGCCCTGGAGCATTAAAGAAATCATCCGCCGTTTTGGTTTCGGCGAGAGCACGCTGATCGAAAATATTGGCCGCCTGAGTTACGACGGGGAAACCACCTACAACAATTTTTATGTACACGGTGATAAAGCGGCATGGGCGGTTTATCGCGTGCTGCTAAAACAACCGGTTACCAACGATCAGGCCAGAATGCTGCGCAGTGCTATCGGGCTTTTTGCCCCGGCACGGTGCCATCTGGCCAGCATCGAATATTGGGAAGTGCCTATCCGCTACAACCGGACGGCAATACACAACAGTAACTACAATCATGGGAGCGCTTAA
- the ybiB gene encoding DNA-binding protein YbiB, whose product MDYTKIIKEVGRGKNHARDVDQATAYELYSAMLRGDVPDLELGGLLIAFRIKGESEAEMLGFYQAMNEHVLRLTPPAGFPMPVVLPSYNGARKQANLTPLLVLLLAKLGFPVVVHGVSEDPTRVTSAEILRNLGVTIAENAEQAQRELDNGSPVFIPVSTLCPAIDRQLQLRWRMGVRNSSHTLAKVATPFGESEALRVASVSHPEYVSRVGTFFKDINGRALLMHGTEGEVYANPQRCPEIHFIHQQNTNVLQLRQDISVAADALPIAKDAATTARWTVQCLTGEIAIPQAIRLQLACCLVAAGEAATMEQAVATIKKRLG is encoded by the coding sequence ATGGATTACACCAAAATTATCAAAGAAGTGGGGCGCGGGAAAAACCATGCGCGTGATGTCGATCAGGCAACGGCTTATGAACTGTATAGCGCAATGCTGCGTGGTGACGTGCCGGATCTGGAACTCGGTGGGCTGCTGATTGCGTTTCGCATCAAAGGCGAATCCGAAGCTGAGATGCTGGGTTTTTATCAGGCAATGAACGAGCATGTGTTGCGCCTGACGCCGCCAGCGGGCTTTCCTATGCCAGTTGTACTTCCTAGCTATAATGGGGCGCGCAAGCAGGCGAACCTGACCCCGCTGTTAGTACTGCTGCTGGCAAAACTGGGTTTTCCGGTTGTGGTACATGGTGTCAGCGAGGATCCAACTCGTGTTACTAGCGCCGAGATTTTGCGTAACCTCGGTGTGACGATTGCAGAGAATGCCGAACAGGCTCAGCGCGAGCTTGATAACGGTAGTCCGGTATTTATCCCTGTTTCGACGTTATGCCCAGCCATCGATCGTCAGTTACAGCTGCGCTGGCGCATGGGCGTGCGCAACAGCAGCCACACGCTGGCTAAGGTGGCAACACCTTTTGGTGAAAGCGAAGCACTACGGGTCGCCAGTGTTTCTCACCCTGAGTATGTTTCCCGCGTGGGGACGTTTTTTAAGGATATCAACGGACGCGCACTTCTGATGCACGGCACGGAAGGCGAGGTTTACGCTAACCCTCAGCGCTGCCCGGAAATTCATTTTATCCATCAGCAAAATACCAACGTGTTGCAACTTCGGCAGGATATCAGCGTTGCAGCCGATGCGTTGCCGATTGCGAAGGATGCCGCAACCACGGCGCGCTGGACGGTACAGTGCCTGACGGGTGAGATTGCCATACCGCAGGCGATCCGTCTGCAATTGGCGTGCTGTTTAGTTGCTGCCGGCGAAGCGGCGACAATGGAACAAGCTGTCGCCACGATTAAGAAACGCCTTGGCTGA
- a CDS encoding baseplate assembly protein, producing MALTEPNFIERDAAKITAEMIAKYEADSGKTLYPAQAERLLINLFAYRETLVRSAVQEAAKQNLVAFARAPMLDYLAELVGVYRLAAQPARAELRFTPETPLVSDLLIPAGTRVSASDSVIFTTDSDALLKVNGSGVTVLATCTESGEVGNDWLPAQISTLLDEIGDSDLRVVNITKSSGGSTEEEDDRLRERIQLAPESFSTAGSKLAYRFHAMRAHQNIVDVAVMSPEPGEVVLYPLLSTGLPDSSMLSLVESFCSDEQVRPLTDFVSAKSPTQVDYTISAKLTLFNGEQAGVVQAAAEKAVQSWVETRTATLGRDIVPSQIIATLSIPGVYQVELVSPSLMVLDDSEWANCTGINISVVGVSNG from the coding sequence ATGGCGCTGACAGAACCCAATTTTATTGAACGCGACGCGGCGAAGATTACCGCCGAAATGATCGCGAAATATGAAGCTGACTCAGGGAAAACACTCTACCCAGCGCAGGCTGAACGCTTGCTGATTAACCTCTTTGCCTACCGGGAAACCTTAGTGCGTAGTGCGGTTCAGGAAGCCGCCAAGCAGAACCTGGTCGCGTTTGCTCGTGCACCGATGCTGGATTATCTGGCAGAGCTGGTTGGCGTCTACCGTTTGGCGGCGCAACCGGCAAGAGCAGAGCTTCGCTTTACCCCCGAGACGCCGCTAGTCAGCGATTTGCTGATTCCGGCAGGCACCCGCGTCAGCGCATCGGACAGCGTGATTTTCACTACCGATAGCGATGCACTTTTGAAAGTAAACGGCAGTGGCGTCACGGTGCTGGCGACCTGTACTGAAAGTGGTGAGGTGGGCAATGACTGGCTACCTGCGCAGATCAGTACGTTGCTGGATGAGATTGGCGATAGCGATTTACGTGTCGTCAATATCACCAAAAGCAGCGGCGGCTCCACAGAAGAAGAGGACGATCGCCTGCGTGAGCGTATCCAACTGGCACCGGAATCGTTCAGTACGGCGGGATCAAAACTGGCATATCGCTTCCATGCGATGCGAGCACACCAAAACATTGTTGATGTTGCGGTAATGTCGCCCGAACCGGGCGAAGTGGTGCTGTATCCGTTGCTCAGCACGGGCCTGCCGGACAGCAGCATGCTCTCGCTGGTGGAAAGTTTTTGCTCTGACGAACAGGTGCGCCCGCTGACGGATTTTGTCTCCGCTAAATCACCCACACAGGTGGATTACACCATCAGTGCCAAATTGACGCTGTTTAACGGCGAACAGGCTGGCGTCGTTCAAGCGGCGGCGGAGAAAGCGGTGCAGAGCTGGGTTGAGACTCGAACTGCAACGCTGGGACGCGACATTGTTCCAAGCCAGATTATCGCCACGCTCTCCATTCCCGGCGTGTATCAGGTGGAACTCGTTTCGCCATCATTGATGGTGCTTGATGACAGTGAATGGGCGAACTGCACGGGCATCAATATCAGCGTCGTCGGGGTGTCGAATGGCTGA